The Terriglobales bacterium genome has a segment encoding these proteins:
- a CDS encoding response regulator, translated as MSAPPVPQEPVLVIEDEPSVMMLIRTTLERNGYRVVPASSGVDGLRMLAGGVYRGIITDIRMPGGVSGADVHAWIAANRPDLAARIIFITGDVVSEETASMLERTGAPCVEKPFRVHQLLETVQKVFGKA; from the coding sequence ATGAGCGCGCCGCCGGTGCCCCAGGAACCCGTGCTGGTCATCGAAGATGAGCCTTCGGTCATGATGCTCATCCGTACTACGCTCGAGCGCAACGGCTATCGCGTGGTTCCAGCCAGCTCCGGTGTGGACGGCCTGCGCATGCTGGCCGGCGGCGTCTACCGGGGTATCATTACCGACATTCGGATGCCGGGGGGCGTCTCTGGCGCCGACGTCCACGCCTGGATCGCCGCCAACCGCCCCGACCTGGCCGCACGCATCATTTTCATTACCGGCGACGTCGTCAGCGAAGAGACTGCCAGCATGCTGGAGCGCACCGGCGCTCCCTGCGTGGAGAAGCCCTTTCGCGTCCACCAGCTTCTGGAAACGGTCCAGAAGGTGTTCGGTAAGGCCTGA
- a CDS encoding protein-glutamate O-methyltransferase CheR: MNAALTGHEMAEIRALIEARSGILFDDSRERFFSTRVREHIERKQLGGTAELVRLLRSSNVEYDAFLEGLLTQETTFFRYPAVYEALHTRVLPEIRNRKFWHNPRTLRIWSAGCASGEEPYSIALTLAETLPFAEAWDIKLLATDISKRALEFAERGVYGARSLANVDLGRRENYFTRVGEQFRVKPRLRSMISFAPLNLAQPVYMGRFDCIFCMNVLIYFSEARRAELIHRFHDSLEPGGYLFLGHAEFISRATVKLETIVHRDCRIYRKPVEPARSAATTEGRA, encoded by the coding sequence ATGAACGCAGCGCTCACCGGGCATGAAATGGCGGAAATCCGCGCCCTCATCGAGGCGCGCTCGGGAATCCTCTTCGACGATTCCCGCGAGCGCTTCTTCTCCACCCGCGTGCGCGAGCACATCGAGCGCAAGCAGCTCGGCGGAACCGCGGAGCTGGTGCGCCTGCTGCGCTCCTCCAACGTCGAATACGACGCCTTCCTCGAAGGCCTGCTCACGCAGGAGACGACGTTCTTCCGCTATCCCGCGGTCTACGAAGCGCTGCACACGCGCGTGCTTCCGGAGATCCGCAACCGCAAGTTCTGGCACAACCCGCGCACCCTTCGCATCTGGAGCGCGGGATGCGCTTCCGGCGAAGAGCCCTACTCCATCGCCCTCACCCTGGCCGAGACGCTGCCCTTCGCGGAGGCGTGGGACATCAAACTGCTGGCCACGGATATCAGTAAACGCGCGCTGGAGTTCGCCGAGCGCGGCGTCTACGGCGCTCGCAGCCTGGCCAACGTGGACCTGGGCCGCCGCGAGAACTATTTCACCCGGGTGGGCGAGCAGTTCCGGGTGAAGCCGCGCCTGCGCAGCATGATCAGCTTCGCGCCCTTGAACCTGGCGCAGCCCGTCTATATGGGGCGCTTCGACTGCATCTTCTGCATGAACGTTCTGATCTATTTTTCCGAAGCGCGCCGCGCCGAGCTCATCCATCGCTTCCACGATTCGCTCGAGCCCGGCGGCTACCTCTTCCTGGGCCACGCTGAGTTCATCTCCCGCGCTACGGTGAAGCTGGAGACCATCGTCCACCGCGACTGCCGCATCTACCGCAAGCCTGTCGAGCCCGCGCGCTCCGCCGCGACCACGGAGGGCAGGGCATGA
- a CDS encoding Hpt domain-containing protein, whose amino-acid sequence MSPNQEFVEVFLTEASEHLQFLREYSGILQDPYPSASDMERLHAAAHTLAGASAMYGYPHFSEVAGKLAHIFQYAMNASVTPEAAAPLVEFISEAVSVLESDLLFISNDAVEAEEEIAAFKQKFPFAFQANAAESWSEPVASEAGEPAPAAQESGTPAAVAGFEDLPPDGEVPDEILEFFVPEAEEHLQVVTECLLALEANPNAEDIHRLFRAIHTVKGSAAQVGLHRIARVAHRAEDLVGRLRDGELGPSAEIVDICLEAVDTLKKFLYRQWPDEATLQPAVKSLLARIARLAPEQDDSAPAFPLESGSGAEEDVVEQGSAPPVTAIESLPAESVVEVPPAEAEAEPVLAGKKELAAMPQSRSVRIALERLDRMMNAVGELVINRTRMMGRVAELERLADVLNFSKARMSEKVSEFTEKHEFSRLPGSSPAPFNPQLYRAALSGYSHALDDGPAEFTELEMDRYDDFNILSRSLTEISADITEVLTQLDGFVRRVDTDIDEFSKLAHRLQDEITQARMVPIGNLYTRISRTVRDAAKAAGKQVDLQLAGAETELDNNIIQQISDPLIHLVRNAVAHGLERSEDRYLAGKPDAGTVAVRAYHRGNHVYIEVEDDGRGIDYEKVRNTAVEASLVTPEDAASMAEHDLLEFLFHPGFSTAPRKTELAGRGVGLDVVRANLAALNGEVEIDTQLGRGTRFTLKVPLTLIISQALFVRCGAHSFALPLAFVEEIRRLNQSDIEEVGGKLLTRVRDVVTEIVRLDQQLGLEPVEPVNGWYRMVIVNVGGRQVGIVVEEVLRKDEIVIKSLGEYLRNAKLFPGATIAPDGSLILLIDVNRLVAGEGIERRPLMAAATVARVFAPGAAAVAAGTLPAAVVDAVPQDKVVVLADDSISVRKFVGRMLEKAGYRVRLASDGLEALEIVTQSRCDLVVTDLEMPRTNGYELMAHLRQDAATAALPVMVVTSRAGAKHRDRALKEGAVAFLTKPVQEDVLLAEVGRLIGPGQKSASPAVEVLS is encoded by the coding sequence ATGAGCCCCAACCAGGAATTCGTCGAGGTCTTCCTCACCGAAGCCTCCGAGCACCTGCAGTTCCTGCGCGAGTACTCCGGCATCCTGCAGGACCCGTACCCGTCGGCCAGCGACATGGAGCGCCTCCATGCCGCGGCCCACACCTTGGCCGGCGCTTCCGCCATGTACGGCTACCCGCACTTCTCGGAAGTTGCAGGCAAGCTGGCCCACATTTTCCAGTACGCCATGAACGCCTCCGTCACGCCGGAGGCCGCCGCTCCGCTGGTGGAGTTCATCTCCGAAGCCGTCTCCGTCCTGGAGTCGGACCTGCTCTTCATCAGCAACGACGCCGTCGAGGCGGAAGAAGAGATCGCCGCCTTCAAGCAGAAGTTTCCTTTCGCCTTCCAGGCGAACGCCGCTGAATCGTGGTCGGAACCGGTTGCGAGCGAAGCCGGCGAGCCGGCGCCTGCTGCGCAAGAGTCCGGTACGCCGGCCGCCGTCGCCGGCTTCGAGGATTTGCCTCCGGATGGCGAGGTGCCCGACGAGATCCTCGAATTCTTCGTTCCGGAGGCGGAAGAGCACCTGCAGGTGGTGACTGAGTGCCTGCTCGCCCTGGAAGCGAATCCCAACGCGGAAGACATCCACCGGCTGTTCCGCGCGATCCACACGGTGAAAGGTTCGGCGGCACAGGTTGGCCTGCACCGCATCGCCCGTGTGGCGCATCGCGCCGAAGATCTGGTAGGACGCCTGCGCGACGGCGAACTCGGCCCCAGCGCCGAGATCGTCGATATCTGCCTGGAGGCGGTGGATACCCTCAAGAAATTCCTCTATCGCCAGTGGCCGGACGAAGCCACGCTGCAGCCGGCGGTGAAGTCCTTGCTCGCGCGCATCGCCCGGCTGGCTCCCGAGCAGGACGACTCCGCCCCGGCCTTCCCGTTGGAAAGCGGTTCCGGCGCCGAGGAAGACGTAGTCGAACAGGGAAGCGCGCCGCCGGTTACGGCCATTGAGTCGCTGCCTGCGGAGTCTGTCGTCGAAGTCCCTCCGGCAGAAGCGGAAGCCGAGCCTGTTCTGGCGGGCAAGAAGGAACTGGCGGCCATGCCACAGTCCCGGTCGGTGCGCATTGCGCTGGAACGCCTGGACCGCATGATGAACGCGGTCGGCGAGCTGGTGATTAACCGCACCCGCATGATGGGCCGCGTCGCCGAACTGGAGCGTTTGGCCGACGTCCTGAACTTTTCCAAGGCCCGCATGTCGGAGAAGGTATCCGAGTTCACGGAAAAGCACGAGTTCAGCCGGCTGCCCGGCTCCAGTCCTGCGCCCTTCAACCCCCAGCTCTATCGCGCCGCTCTTTCCGGCTATTCCCACGCGCTCGATGACGGTCCCGCCGAATTCACCGAGCTGGAGATGGACCGCTACGACGACTTCAACATCCTTTCCCGCTCGCTGACCGAGATTTCGGCCGATATCACCGAGGTGCTCACGCAGCTCGACGGCTTCGTGCGCCGCGTGGATACCGACATCGACGAGTTCAGCAAGCTGGCCCACCGCCTGCAGGACGAGATCACCCAGGCGCGCATGGTGCCCATCGGCAACCTCTACACGCGCATTTCGCGCACGGTGCGCGACGCCGCCAAGGCCGCCGGCAAGCAGGTGGACCTGCAGCTGGCGGGCGCGGAAACCGAACTCGACAACAACATCATCCAGCAGATCTCCGATCCGCTCATCCACCTGGTGCGCAACGCGGTGGCCCACGGCCTGGAGCGCTCGGAAGACCGCTATCTGGCGGGCAAGCCCGACGCCGGCACGGTCGCGGTGCGCGCCTACCATCGCGGGAACCACGTCTACATCGAGGTCGAGGACGACGGCCGTGGCATCGATTACGAAAAAGTCCGCAACACCGCCGTCGAAGCCAGCCTGGTCACGCCCGAGGATGCGGCTTCCATGGCGGAGCACGACCTGCTGGAGTTCCTGTTCCACCCCGGTTTCTCCACCGCGCCGCGCAAGACCGAACTTGCCGGACGCGGCGTCGGCCTGGACGTGGTGCGCGCTAACCTGGCGGCGCTCAACGGCGAAGTCGAGATCGACACCCAGTTGGGCCGTGGCACCCGCTTCACCCTGAAGGTACCGCTCACGCTCATCATCTCCCAGGCGCTGTTCGTGCGCTGCGGCGCGCACAGCTTCGCCTTGCCGCTGGCGTTCGTGGAAGAGATCCGCCGCCTGAATCAATCCGACATCGAGGAAGTGGGAGGGAAGCTGCTCACCCGCGTGCGCGACGTGGTCACGGAGATCGTCCGCCTCGACCAGCAACTGGGCCTGGAGCCCGTCGAGCCGGTCAACGGCTGGTACCGCATGGTCATCGTGAACGTCGGCGGCCGCCAGGTGGGCATCGTGGTCGAGGAAGTCCTGCGCAAGGACGAGATTGTTATCAAAAGTTTGGGCGAGTACCTGCGAAACGCCAAGCTGTTCCCCGGAGCCACCATCGCGCCCGACGGCAGCCTGATCCTGCTCATCGACGTGAACCGTCTGGTGGCGGGCGAAGGCATCGAGCGCCGGCCGCTGATGGCCGCCGCCACGGTAGCCCGCGTGTTCGCGCCGGGCGCGGCGGCCGTGGCCGCCGGCACCCTGCCCGCCGCCGTCGTGGACGCCGTTCCCCAGGACAAGGTGGTGGTGCTCGCCGACGATTCCATCAGCGTGCGCAAGTTCGTGGGCCGGATGCTGGAAAAAGCCGGCTACCGCGTGCGGCTCGCGTCGGATGGACTGGAGGCTCTCGAGATCGTCACCCAGTCACGCTGCGACCTGGTCGTGACCGATCTCGAGATGCCTCGCACGAATGGATACGAACTCATGGCGCACCTGCGCCAGGATGCCGCCACCGCCGCCCTGCCCGTGATGGTGGTCACTTCCCGCGCGGGCGCCAAGCATCGCGACCGCGCCCTCAAGGAAGGGGCCGTCGCCTTCCTCACCAAGCCGGTGCAGGAGGATGTGCTCCTGGCGGAGGTCGGGCGCCTCATCGGGCCCGGGCAGAAGTCCGCCTCCCCCGCCGTGGAGGTTCTGTCGTAG
- a CDS encoding response regulator — protein sequence MRKILIVDDSQAEARLIQAVLKDAGYWPVAVHEPGRVEQMIEVERPVLILLDVVMPHRNGFQVCRELKNHAEYARIPVVMVTSKNTPSDRFWAEQQGADAFIGKPFSREELLKTVERFV from the coding sequence GTGAGAAAGATTCTGATTGTGGACGACTCGCAGGCGGAAGCCCGGCTGATCCAGGCCGTCCTGAAGGATGCCGGCTACTGGCCGGTGGCTGTGCATGAGCCTGGCCGCGTCGAGCAGATGATCGAGGTCGAGCGCCCGGTGCTGATCCTTCTGGACGTCGTGATGCCCCATCGCAACGGCTTCCAGGTTTGCCGGGAACTGAAGAACCACGCGGAGTACGCGCGCATCCCGGTGGTGATGGTCACCTCGAAGAACACGCCCAGCGATCGTTTCTGGGCGGAGCAGCAGGGTGCCGATGCATTCATCGGCAAGCCCTTCAGCCGCGAAGAGCTGCTGAAGACCGTGGAGAGATTCGTTTGA
- a CDS encoding histidine kinase dimerization/phospho-acceptor domain-containing protein — protein MSHSSVLIISDDVEFAHTIMGRWQVERNVPAFTLMSSDSWCEKHAGDYALGILGQVRGNRASVMLGMLDSSPIPTIYVAADGSRAAALRSSHSRLHIVSAYDGWADFVVQLGGEILRRVDADSRAREAEQEAAAAKRNAMLGRYMLEMRHGLNNALTSILGHAELMLLEPGTLSGHERDQLETIHSMAVRLHEIMQRFTSLETELKFAEKKSQPETRFRTSSLVSVQ, from the coding sequence GTGAGCCACTCGAGCGTCCTGATCATCTCCGACGACGTGGAATTCGCGCACACCATCATGGGCCGCTGGCAGGTGGAGCGCAACGTGCCCGCCTTCACCCTGATGAGCAGCGATTCCTGGTGCGAGAAGCACGCCGGCGACTATGCCCTCGGCATCCTGGGCCAGGTCCGCGGCAATCGCGCCAGCGTGATGCTCGGGATGCTGGACTCTTCTCCCATCCCCACCATCTACGTGGCTGCGGACGGTTCACGCGCCGCCGCTCTGCGCTCCAGCCACAGCCGCCTGCACATCGTCAGCGCCTACGACGGCTGGGCCGATTTCGTCGTCCAACTCGGCGGTGAGATCCTGCGCCGCGTGGATGCCGATTCCCGCGCCCGCGAAGCCGAGCAGGAAGCCGCCGCCGCCAAACGTAACGCCATGCTCGGCCGCTACATGCTGGAGATGCGCCACGGCCTGAACAACGCCCTAACCTCCATTCTGGGCCACGCCGAACTGATGCTGCTGGAGCCCGGCACGCTGTCCGGTCACGAACGCGACCAACTCGAAACCATCCATTCCATGGCGGTGCGGCTGCACGAGATCATGCAGCGCTTCACCTCGCTGGAGACGGAACTGAAGTTCGCTGAGAAAAAGTCTCAGCCTGAGACCAGATTCCGCACCTCCTCGCTCGTCTCAGTACAGTGA
- a CDS encoding sigma-54 dependent transcriptional regulator yields the protein MSEDFPIQFLVVDDEASIRRLCMTIGASVGFECHEAETGEAGLAQLESNPADIILCDLRMPRMSGLDFLQRAKSGWPATEIAIMTGYGSIESAVQAMKLGAYDYITKPFNVEELKLFLQRMAEKVRLVADNQFLSERVSADAELYGIVGRSGKIQDVLRMVSRLKETRTPVLISGESGTGKELVARAIHFRGSLAKRAFVAVDCGSLVPTLIESELFGYEKGAFTGAMKSKEGLFQSANGGTIFLDEIGELPLEMQAKLLRVLQEKEVRPVGSNQRVKVDVRVIAATNRDLEAAYRAGTFRKDLYFRLNVVTLHVPALRERKSDIPMLVQWFLERYAPNQQIPVTDAAMQALLRYEWPGNVRELENCIERAVALGDQQVIDVGDLPPALRPSNGASNGAVPTESHSTDLEDLERATIQRVFEQVGGDKALAGKMLGISRATLYRKLKRYNIRMPEGAAGE from the coding sequence ATGAGTGAAGATTTCCCCATCCAGTTCCTGGTGGTGGATGACGAGGCCAGCATCCGCCGCCTGTGCATGACCATTGGCGCGTCCGTCGGCTTCGAATGTCACGAGGCGGAGACTGGGGAAGCGGGGCTCGCTCAACTCGAGTCCAACCCCGCCGATATTATTCTCTGCGACCTGCGCATGCCCAGGATGTCCGGCCTCGACTTCCTGCAACGCGCCAAGTCGGGATGGCCGGCCACCGAGATCGCCATCATGACCGGCTACGGCTCCATCGAGAGCGCCGTGCAGGCCATGAAGCTGGGCGCCTACGACTACATCACCAAGCCCTTCAACGTCGAGGAACTCAAGCTGTTCCTGCAGCGCATGGCGGAAAAAGTCCGCCTGGTGGCCGACAACCAGTTCCTCTCCGAGCGCGTCTCGGCCGACGCCGAGTTGTACGGCATTGTTGGCCGCTCCGGAAAAATCCAGGACGTGCTGCGGATGGTCTCGCGCCTCAAAGAGACCCGCACGCCGGTGCTCATCTCCGGTGAAAGCGGCACCGGCAAGGAGCTGGTGGCCCGCGCCATCCACTTCCGCGGCTCGCTCGCCAAGCGCGCCTTCGTTGCCGTGGATTGCGGCTCCCTGGTTCCCACCCTCATCGAGAGCGAACTTTTCGGCTACGAGAAAGGCGCTTTCACCGGTGCCATGAAGTCTAAAGAAGGTCTGTTCCAGTCGGCCAACGGCGGCACCATCTTCCTGGACGAGATCGGAGAGTTGCCGCTCGAGATGCAGGCCAAGCTGCTGCGCGTGTTACAGGAAAAAGAAGTGCGTCCGGTGGGCAGCAACCAGCGCGTCAAGGTGGACGTGCGCGTCATCGCCGCCACCAACCGCGACCTGGAGGCCGCCTACCGCGCCGGCACCTTCCGCAAGGACCTTTATTTCCGCCTGAACGTGGTCACCCTGCACGTGCCCGCGCTGCGCGAGCGCAAATCCGATATCCCCATGCTGGTGCAGTGGTTCCTGGAGCGCTATGCGCCCAACCAGCAGATCCCCGTCACCGACGCCGCCATGCAGGCCCTGCTGCGTTACGAATGGCCGGGCAACGTGCGCGAACTGGAAAACTGTATCGAGCGCGCCGTCGCCCTGGGCGACCAGCAGGTCATCGACGTCGGCGACCTGCCGCCCGCCCTGCGCCCCTCGAACGGCGCCTCGAACGGTGCCGTGCCCACAGAAAGCCACTCCACCGACCTGGAAGACCTGGAGCGCGCGACCATTCAGCGCGTCTTCGAGCAGGTGGGCGGCGACAAGGCACTGGCCGGCAAGATGCTCGGCATCAGCCGCGCCACGCTCTACCGCAAACTCAAGCGCTACAACATCCGCATGCCGGAAGGGGCGGCGGGAGAATAG
- a CDS encoding chemotaxis protein CheW: protein MPEETQLEPLAPEAESAEAAPPEERLPERQYCVFRAGRERFCLSVLDVEEVVEWGPVTRMPLAPPFLMGIFNLRGAIVPVIDIAFTEGRRADLPPRHVVVAAQPGDAEREDLRLGIAADEVIGTFTTTDPLLVKEAPREVPHCCGMLRHEDRLALALDLRRLVAAFPVPVI from the coding sequence ATGCCGGAAGAGACACAGCTCGAACCGCTGGCGCCGGAAGCGGAAAGCGCCGAGGCCGCGCCGCCGGAAGAGCGGCTGCCGGAGCGCCAGTACTGCGTGTTCCGCGCCGGGCGCGAGCGCTTCTGCCTTTCCGTGCTGGACGTGGAGGAAGTCGTCGAGTGGGGCCCGGTGACGCGCATGCCGCTGGCTCCGCCGTTCCTGATGGGGATTTTCAATCTGCGCGGCGCCATCGTACCGGTGATCGACATTGCCTTCACCGAAGGGCGGCGCGCGGATCTGCCGCCGCGGCACGTGGTGGTGGCGGCCCAGCCGGGCGACGCGGAGCGCGAAGACCTGCGCCTGGGCATTGCCGCCGACGAAGTCATCGGCACCTTCACCACCACCGATCCGCTGCTGGTGAAGGAAGCGCCGCGTGAGGTGCCGCACTGCTGCGGCATGCTGCGGCATGAGGATCGTTTGGCCCTGGCCCTGGACCTGCGCCGCCTGGTGGCGGCCTTTCCTGTGCCGGTGATCTGA
- a CDS encoding HAMP domain-containing methyl-accepting chemotaxis protein, with amino-acid sequence MKGRLSSTLALVVALNLAALFAVLLFAFGAGSKSAGLSIADFTRMESTAGFQLLAAFAIAVAASIGLWVALSAKIGTPVQTLSEFSERLASGDYRTRIALESDDDFGYIAMNVQRVADKVARASQNQEAQENLQRSVTEFLTITSQISRGDLTLRGKVTNDALGNVVDSVNFMLDNFARVLERVRKAAIDVSASANQILVASEEMASGATQQDQEITNTSSAVEELTVSMKQVSNNAEASAEAARRALDAAEQGNRSVRDTLEGMQRIRASVQATAKKIKSLGDRSLEISEIINVINDITEQTNLLALNAAIEAARAGEAGRGFAVVADEVRKLAEHSRAATKDIAALIKAIQAETNEAVVVMEEGTKEVEVGARLADQAGKALEAISSVVRQSAELVQEISLASKQQVRGTEGVANAMQIISSITRQTAQGARQTASTVEQMVKLSEQLNEALSQFRISTSAPALPPANGNGHGNGNARAEMAVARR; translated from the coding sequence ATGAAAGGTCGCTTGAGTTCGACGCTGGCCCTCGTGGTCGCGCTGAATCTGGCCGCGCTGTTCGCGGTGCTGCTGTTCGCGTTCGGCGCCGGCTCGAAGTCCGCCGGACTTTCCATCGCGGATTTCACCCGCATGGAGTCCACGGCCGGGTTCCAGTTGCTGGCCGCGTTCGCCATCGCCGTCGCCGCGAGCATCGGTCTGTGGGTAGCGCTCTCCGCCAAGATCGGGACGCCGGTGCAGACGCTCTCGGAGTTCTCCGAGCGTCTGGCCTCCGGCGACTACCGCACTCGCATCGCGCTGGAAAGCGACGACGACTTCGGCTACATCGCCATGAACGTGCAGCGCGTGGCCGACAAGGTGGCCCGCGCTTCCCAGAACCAGGAAGCGCAGGAAAACCTGCAGCGCAGCGTGACCGAGTTCCTCACCATCACCAGCCAGATCTCGCGCGGCGACCTCACCCTGCGCGGCAAGGTGACCAACGACGCTCTCGGCAACGTGGTGGATTCGGTGAACTTCATGCTCGATAACTTCGCCCGCGTGCTCGAGCGCGTGCGCAAGGCCGCCATCGACGTTTCCGCCAGCGCCAACCAGATCCTGGTGGCCTCGGAGGAAATGGCCTCCGGCGCCACGCAGCAGGACCAGGAGATCACCAACACCTCCTCGGCCGTCGAAGAGCTGACCGTCTCCATGAAGCAGGTGTCGAACAACGCCGAAGCCAGCGCCGAAGCGGCGCGCCGCGCGCTCGACGCCGCCGAGCAGGGCAACCGCTCAGTGCGCGACACGCTGGAAGGCATGCAGCGCATCCGCGCTTCCGTGCAGGCCACGGCGAAGAAGATCAAGTCGCTGGGCGACCGCTCGCTGGAGATCAGCGAGATCATCAACGTCATCAACGACATTACCGAGCAGACCAACCTGCTGGCGCTGAACGCCGCCATCGAAGCGGCGCGCGCCGGTGAGGCCGGGCGCGGCTTTGCCGTGGTCGCCGACGAAGTGCGCAAGCTGGCCGAGCACTCCCGCGCCGCCACTAAAGACATTGCCGCTCTCATCAAGGCCATCCAGGCGGAGACCAACGAAGCCGTGGTGGTGATGGAGGAAGGCACCAAGGAAGTGGAAGTCGGCGCCCGCCTGGCCGATCAGGCCGGCAAGGCGCTGGAAGCCATCTCCAGCGTGGTGCGCCAGTCGGCGGAGCTGGTGCAGGAGATCTCGCTGGCCTCCAAGCAGCAGGTGCGGGGCACGGAAGGCGTGGCCAACGCCATGCAGATCATCTCCAGCATCACCCGGCAGACTGCGCAGGGCGCGCGCCAGACGGCCTCCACCGTCGAGCAGATGGTGAAGCTCTCCGAGCAGTTGAACGAGGCGCTTTCCCAGTTCCGCATCAGCACCTCCGCTCCGGCGCTCCCTCCCGCCAACGGGAACGGACACGGCAACGGCAATGCGCGCGCGGAAATGGCGGTCGCGCGCCGGTAA